The genomic stretch CCTTTGCAGGGATCAATACGTTCATGAAAGCACCTTACTGTGAAGACATCAGAAAAGTAGGGGAATATGAAGCTGCTTTTGTCGGTATTCCTTTTGATACGGGAACAACCTACCGACCTGGCGCCCGGTTCGGTCCCCAGGCTGTGCGTCAGATATCCGCGCTATACGATGGTTATTCCGTAGATGGCGCAGTCGATATTCAAGAAGAGCTTGATCTGTGCGATGCCGGGGATATCTTTGTGATTCCAGGTAATATTGAAAAAACTTTCGATCAGGTTACCAAAGCTGTTTCCTATATTTATACTTCCGGTGTGTTCCCAATCCTAATGGGCGGCGATCACAGTCTGGGCTATCCGAATGTGCGGGGGATCGCACCCCATATCGATGGAAATGTCGGTATTATCCATATTGACAGGCATATTGATATGCAGGAAATGGACATGGATGAACGAATGCACACTACACCCTGGTTCTGGACATCCAATGGACACGAACATGAAGGCCGGGATGTCTCAACCACCCATCATTCGCACAGTCATATGCATGACATCGGACTAAGAAACTGTCCTCCTAAAAATCTTGTTCAGATGGGAATTGGA from Acidiferrobacterales bacterium encodes the following:
- a CDS encoding agmatinase family protein is translated as MPDKKTGELRGNRNLKRLGKISQTKQQQEIERSLEFGLEAAESINDRTISLFSRGHQPAFAGINTFMKAPYCEDIRKVGEYEAAFVGIPFDTGTTYRPGARFGPQAVRQISALYDGYSVDGAVDIQEELDLCDAGDIFVIPGNIEKTFDQVTKAVSYIYTSGVFPILMGGDHSLGYPNVRGIAPHIDGNVGIIHIDRHIDMQEMDMDERMHTTPWFWTSNGHEHEGRDVSTTHHSHSHMHDIGLRNCPPKNLVQMGIGGWYGSRPGSEVARERGSSVMTMTDIEELGIKKAAEMALDLAWKNAKAVYLSFDIDSIDPGFAPGTGSPEPGGLMPREALELVRLIAREGLCGMEVVEVAPPYDVNQNTSQLACRVVLDVLGTLTTEGKLGHRAQVQS